In one Musa acuminata AAA Group cultivar baxijiao chromosome BXJ2-5, Cavendish_Baxijiao_AAA, whole genome shotgun sequence genomic region, the following are encoded:
- the LOC135611932 gene encoding non-specific lipid-transfer protein A-like → MKVAPAGILLVLAFALVVVEPARAFTCIQVETCLTPCLTYLTGQQPAPTPACCDGVRRLKNMGITPAERQFACNCVKHAAAHFPNLKDDAVSDLPRLCATPLPFPISLEFDCSK, encoded by the coding sequence ATGAAGGTAGCACCTGCAGGCATCCTCCTCGTCCTCGCATTCGCCCTCGTGGTGGTCGAGCCAGCCCGTGCTTTCACTTGCATCCAAGTCGAGACGTGCCTGACTCCGTGCCTCACGTACCTGACGGGGCAGCAGCCGGCGCCGACGCCGGCGTGTTGCGACGGTGTTCGGAGGCTCAAGAACATGGGCATCACCCCCGCCGAGCGCCAGTTCGCATGCAACTGCGTGAAGCATGCGGCGGCGCACTTCCCCAACCTGAAAGACGACGCGGTCAGCGACCTGCCGAGGCTGTGCGCCACGCCGCTTCCCTTCCCCATCAGCTTGGAGTTTGACTGCTCCAAGTGA